One Streptomyces sp. RPA4-2 genomic window carries:
- a CDS encoding YdcF family protein produces MRRRTGLATAGAAALVWGEWLNWRWSRALVGSGVGASEAVVVLGYRNPQSTANFVNRWRVRAGIRSVAADGARGTRVIFSGGPTSNGAAEAQLMADYAKSVLEYDGMVLLEDRSATTWENITNVIPLLEGVDRIKIVSQPAHALKARAYLRRQRPDLAARVVRADDYRPGEWMVGKPLLALYGLWTLRGLTAEERKVSL; encoded by the coding sequence ATGCGACGAAGGACAGGACTGGCGACAGCTGGGGCTGCGGCGCTGGTCTGGGGCGAGTGGTTGAACTGGCGCTGGTCTCGAGCCCTCGTGGGAAGCGGCGTGGGCGCATCCGAAGCCGTGGTCGTGTTGGGCTACCGGAATCCACAATCGACGGCGAACTTCGTCAACCGCTGGCGAGTTCGCGCTGGAATCCGCTCCGTTGCCGCTGACGGTGCGCGAGGTACACGCGTGATCTTCAGCGGTGGACCGACCAGCAACGGGGCCGCGGAGGCCCAGTTGATGGCCGACTACGCGAAGTCGGTGCTTGAGTACGACGGCATGGTGCTTCTCGAAGACCGGAGCGCGACGACCTGGGAGAACATCACGAACGTGATCCCGCTGCTTGAGGGTGTCGACCGCATCAAGATCGTCTCCCAACCGGCTCACGCGCTCAAGGCCCGTGCGTACTTGCGACGGCAGCGCCCTGATCTTGCTGCGAGGGTCGTGCGAGCGGATGACTACCGCCCTGGTGAGTGGATGGTTGGTAAACCGCTGCTGGCTCTGTACGGGCTTTGGACACTCCGCGGCCTCACGGCCGAAGAACGGAAGGTCTCGCTGTAG